The Neofelis nebulosa isolate mNeoNeb1 chromosome X, mNeoNeb1.pri, whole genome shotgun sequence genome has a segment encoding these proteins:
- the IKBKG gene encoding NF-kappa-B essential modulator isoform X2 gives MSRPPWKSQLCEMVQPSGGPAGDQDVLGEESSLGKPAMPHLPSEQGTPETFQRCVEENQELRDAIRQSNQMLRERCEELQRFQGSQRKEKEFLMQKFQEARKLVERLSLEKLDLRRQREQALQEVEHLKRCQKLAEDKASVKAQVTSLLGELQESQSRLEAAIKERQALEGRARAASEQARQLESEREALQQQHSVQVDQLRMQSQSVEAALRMERQAASEEKRKLAQLQVAYHQLFQEYDSHVKSSVVSSERNRGLQLEDLKQQLQQAEEALVAKQEVIDKLKEEAEQHKIVMETVPVLKAQADIYKADFQAERQAREKLAEKKEILQEQLAQLQRDYSRLKASCQESARIEDMRKRHVEASQAPVAPAPAHPSFHLALPNQRRSPPEEPPDFCCPKCQYQAPDMDTLQIHVMECIE, from the exons ATGAGCAGGCCCCCCTGGAAGAGTCAGCTGTGTGAGATGGTGCAGCCCAGCGGCGGCCCGGCAGGGGACCAGGACGTGCTGGGTGAAGAGTCTTCTCTGGGGAAGCCAGCTATGCCCCACCTACCTTCTGAGCAGGGCACTCCTGAGACCTTCCAACGCTGTGTGGAGGAGAATCAAGAGCTCCGAG ATGCCATCCGGCAGAGCAACCAGATGCTTCGGGAGCGCTGTGAGGAGCTGCAGCGTTTCCAAGGCagccagaggaaggagaaggagttCCTCATGCAGAAATTCCAGGAAGCCAGGAAACTGGTGGAGAGACTGAGCCTGGAGAAGCTCGAcctgaggaggcagagggagcaggccCTGCAGGAGGTGGAACATCTGAAGAGATGCCAGAAG TTGGCTGAGGACAAGGCGTCAGTGAAAGCCCAGGTGACGTCCTTGCTGGGGGAGCTCCAAGAGAGCCAGAGTCGCTTGGAGGCCGCCATCAAAGAGCGGCAGGCTTTGGAGGGCAG GGCCCGGGCTGCCAGCGAGCAGGCCCGGCAGCTGGAGAGCGAGCGGGAGGCCCTGCAGCAGCAGCACAGCGTACAGGTGGACCAGCTGCGCATGCAGAGCCAGAGCGTGGAGGCCGCGCTGCGCATGGAGCGCCAGGCCGCCTCGGAGGAGAA GCGGAAGCTGGCACAGCTACAGGTGGCCTATCACCAGCTCTTCCAGGAGTACGACAGCCACGTCAAGAGCAGCGTGGTGAGCAGCGAGCGGAACCGA GGACTGCAGCTGGAGGACCTGAAGCAGCAGCTGCAACAGGCCGAGGAGGCCCTGGTGGCCAAGCAGGAAGTGATTGACAAGCTGAAGGAAGAGGCCGAGCAGCACAAGATAGTGATGGAGACCGTTCCGGTGCTAAAAGCCCAG GCTGACATCTACAAGGCCGACTTCCAGGCCGAGAGGCAGGCCCGGGAGAAGCTGGCCGAGAAGAAGGAGATTCTGCAGGAGCAGCTGGCCCAGCTGCAGCGGGACTACAGCCGCCTGAAGGCCAGCTGCCAGGAGTCCGCCAg gatTGAAGATATGAGGAAGCGGCACGTGGAGGCCTCCCAGGCCCCCGTAGCCCCCGCCCCAG CTCACCCCTCCTTCCACCTGGCCCTGCCCAACCAGAGGAGAAGCCCCCCCGAGGAGCCACCTGACTTCTGTTGCCCCAAGTGCCAGTATCAGGCTCCCGATATGGACACCCTGCAGATACATGTCATGGAGTGCATCGAGTAG
- the IKBKG gene encoding NF-kappa-B essential modulator isoform X3, which produces MLRERCEELQRFQGSQRKEKEFLMQKFQEARKLVERLSLEKLDLRRQREQALQEVEHLKRCQKQLAEDKASVKAQVTSLLGELQESQSRLEAAIKERQALEGRARAASEQARQLESEREALQQQHSVQVDQLRMQSQSVEAALRMERQAASEEKRKLAQLQVAYHQLFQEYDSHVKSSVVSSERNRGLQLEDLKQQLQQAEEALVAKQEVIDKLKEEAEQHKIVMETVPVLKAQADIYKADFQAERQAREKLAEKKEILQEQLAQLQRDYSRLKASCQESARIEDMRKRHVEASQAPVAPAPAHPSFHLALPNQRRSPPEEPPDFCCPKCQYQAPDMDTLQIHVMECIE; this is translated from the exons ATGCTTCGGGAGCGCTGTGAGGAGCTGCAGCGTTTCCAAGGCagccagaggaaggagaaggagttCCTCATGCAGAAATTCCAGGAAGCCAGGAAACTGGTGGAGAGACTGAGCCTGGAGAAGCTCGAcctgaggaggcagagggagcaggccCTGCAGGAGGTGGAACATCTGAAGAGATGCCAGAAG CAGTTGGCTGAGGACAAGGCGTCAGTGAAAGCCCAGGTGACGTCCTTGCTGGGGGAGCTCCAAGAGAGCCAGAGTCGCTTGGAGGCCGCCATCAAAGAGCGGCAGGCTTTGGAGGGCAG GGCCCGGGCTGCCAGCGAGCAGGCCCGGCAGCTGGAGAGCGAGCGGGAGGCCCTGCAGCAGCAGCACAGCGTACAGGTGGACCAGCTGCGCATGCAGAGCCAGAGCGTGGAGGCCGCGCTGCGCATGGAGCGCCAGGCCGCCTCGGAGGAGAA GCGGAAGCTGGCACAGCTACAGGTGGCCTATCACCAGCTCTTCCAGGAGTACGACAGCCACGTCAAGAGCAGCGTGGTGAGCAGCGAGCGGAACCGA GGACTGCAGCTGGAGGACCTGAAGCAGCAGCTGCAACAGGCCGAGGAGGCCCTGGTGGCCAAGCAGGAAGTGATTGACAAGCTGAAGGAAGAGGCCGAGCAGCACAAGATAGTGATGGAGACCGTTCCGGTGCTAAAAGCCCAG GCTGACATCTACAAGGCCGACTTCCAGGCCGAGAGGCAGGCCCGGGAGAAGCTGGCCGAGAAGAAGGAGATTCTGCAGGAGCAGCTGGCCCAGCTGCAGCGGGACTACAGCCGCCTGAAGGCCAGCTGCCAGGAGTCCGCCAg gatTGAAGATATGAGGAAGCGGCACGTGGAGGCCTCCCAGGCCCCCGTAGCCCCCGCCCCAG CTCACCCCTCCTTCCACCTGGCCCTGCCCAACCAGAGGAGAAGCCCCCCCGAGGAGCCACCTGACTTCTGTTGCCCCAAGTGCCAGTATCAGGCTCCCGATATGGACACCCTGCAGATACATGTCATGGAGTGCATCGAGTAG
- the IKBKG gene encoding NF-kappa-B essential modulator isoform X1 gives MSRPPWKSQLCEMVQPSGGPAGDQDVLGEESSLGKPAMPHLPSEQGTPETFQRCVEENQELRDAIRQSNQMLRERCEELQRFQGSQRKEKEFLMQKFQEARKLVERLSLEKLDLRRQREQALQEVEHLKRCQKQLAEDKASVKAQVTSLLGELQESQSRLEAAIKERQALEGRARAASEQARQLESEREALQQQHSVQVDQLRMQSQSVEAALRMERQAASEEKRKLAQLQVAYHQLFQEYDSHVKSSVVSSERNRGLQLEDLKQQLQQAEEALVAKQEVIDKLKEEAEQHKIVMETVPVLKAQADIYKADFQAERQAREKLAEKKEILQEQLAQLQRDYSRLKASCQESARIEDMRKRHVEASQAPVAPAPAHPSFHLALPNQRRSPPEEPPDFCCPKCQYQAPDMDTLQIHVMECIE, from the exons ATGAGCAGGCCCCCCTGGAAGAGTCAGCTGTGTGAGATGGTGCAGCCCAGCGGCGGCCCGGCAGGGGACCAGGACGTGCTGGGTGAAGAGTCTTCTCTGGGGAAGCCAGCTATGCCCCACCTACCTTCTGAGCAGGGCACTCCTGAGACCTTCCAACGCTGTGTGGAGGAGAATCAAGAGCTCCGAG ATGCCATCCGGCAGAGCAACCAGATGCTTCGGGAGCGCTGTGAGGAGCTGCAGCGTTTCCAAGGCagccagaggaaggagaaggagttCCTCATGCAGAAATTCCAGGAAGCCAGGAAACTGGTGGAGAGACTGAGCCTGGAGAAGCTCGAcctgaggaggcagagggagcaggccCTGCAGGAGGTGGAACATCTGAAGAGATGCCAGAAG CAGTTGGCTGAGGACAAGGCGTCAGTGAAAGCCCAGGTGACGTCCTTGCTGGGGGAGCTCCAAGAGAGCCAGAGTCGCTTGGAGGCCGCCATCAAAGAGCGGCAGGCTTTGGAGGGCAG GGCCCGGGCTGCCAGCGAGCAGGCCCGGCAGCTGGAGAGCGAGCGGGAGGCCCTGCAGCAGCAGCACAGCGTACAGGTGGACCAGCTGCGCATGCAGAGCCAGAGCGTGGAGGCCGCGCTGCGCATGGAGCGCCAGGCCGCCTCGGAGGAGAA GCGGAAGCTGGCACAGCTACAGGTGGCCTATCACCAGCTCTTCCAGGAGTACGACAGCCACGTCAAGAGCAGCGTGGTGAGCAGCGAGCGGAACCGA GGACTGCAGCTGGAGGACCTGAAGCAGCAGCTGCAACAGGCCGAGGAGGCCCTGGTGGCCAAGCAGGAAGTGATTGACAAGCTGAAGGAAGAGGCCGAGCAGCACAAGATAGTGATGGAGACCGTTCCGGTGCTAAAAGCCCAG GCTGACATCTACAAGGCCGACTTCCAGGCCGAGAGGCAGGCCCGGGAGAAGCTGGCCGAGAAGAAGGAGATTCTGCAGGAGCAGCTGGCCCAGCTGCAGCGGGACTACAGCCGCCTGAAGGCCAGCTGCCAGGAGTCCGCCAg gatTGAAGATATGAGGAAGCGGCACGTGGAGGCCTCCCAGGCCCCCGTAGCCCCCGCCCCAG CTCACCCCTCCTTCCACCTGGCCCTGCCCAACCAGAGGAGAAGCCCCCCCGAGGAGCCACCTGACTTCTGTTGCCCCAAGTGCCAGTATCAGGCTCCCGATATGGACACCCTGCAGATACATGTCATGGAGTGCATCGAGTAG